The Ziziphus jujuba cultivar Dongzao chromosome 7, ASM3175591v1 genome includes a region encoding these proteins:
- the LOC107425429 gene encoding putative ETHYLENE INSENSITIVE 3-like 4 protein, whose translation MVKFHEDFNNPEEEEEEEEEEEEEVGEEISYDDLKKRMWKDRVLLQKLKKKSKIEDPQPLAKQDASRRKKMARAQDSILKYMVKIMEVCKAKGFVYGIVPEKGKAVGGSSESLREWWKDKVRFDQNAPPALTEVLPVVEQLEEGEICPVSCMHLLHDLQDTTLGSLLSALLQHCAPPQRRFPLEKGLAPPWWPNGKELWWGEQGVSHEHGPPPYKKPHDLKKAWKVSVLTAVIKHMSTDNMERMRRLVRQSKCLQDKMTAKDIATWSKVVNTEETLLLLTEKSLKISEGDEGDGKEEEGENPSNSIVNEKRKNMFDREAVDFSLYACQNTMCPQSELALGFLDKNSRTNHELLCAYRGDKNIDPSSNTQMKSVTDWMNMELPKVNQDGVVAVTNVDGDEEHSCNVLADYSSWGNTIEDLAMNAVFEMPKENMDLEDNPVLHQHISNDQQQATSIWDLGFHWPNQA comes from the coding sequence ATGGTGAAGTTTCATGAAGATTTCAATAAtcctgaagaagaagaagaagaagaagaagaagaagaagaagaagttggagaagaaatcaGCTATGATGATCTCAAGAAGCGCATGTGGAAAGACAGAGTTCTCCTCCAGAAGCTGAAGAAGAAAAGCAAAATCGAAGACCCCCAACCGCTAGCCAAACAAGACGCGTCCCGGAGGAAGAAGATGGCGAGAGCTCAGGATTCCATCCTCAAGTACATGGTGAAGATCATGGAAGTTTGCAAGGCCAAAGGTTTCGTCTACGGGATCGTCCCGGAGAAAGGCAAAGCCGTCGGAGGTTCGTCGGAAAGTTTACGCGAATGGTGGAAAGACAAAGTCCGGTTCGATCAGAACGCTCCTCCGGCACTCACCGAGGTCTTGCCGGTCGTAGAACAACTGGAAGAAGGTGAGATATGTCCTGTTTCCTGTATGCATCTCCTCCATGATTTGCAGGACACGACATTGGGATCCCTTCTTTCTGCTCTGTTGCAACACTGTGCTCCTCCACAAAGGAGATTTCCATTGGAGAAAGGTTTAGCTCCGCCATGGTGGCCCAATGGGAAAGAGCTTTGGTGGGGTGAACAAGGTGTTTCGCATGAACATGGTCCACCTCCATATAAGAAACCCCATGATCTTAAAAAGGCTTGGAAAGTCAGTGTCTTGACGGCTGTGATCAAGCACATGTCAACAGATAATATGGAGAGAATGAGAAGGTTGGTGAGGCAGTCTAAATGTTTGCAAGATAAAATGACTGCAAAAGACATTGCTACTTGGTCTAAAGTTGTTAACACTGAAGAAACACTTCTACTACTCACCGAAAAATCTCTCAAAATCTCTGAAGGGGATGAAGGTGatgggaaagaagaagaaggagagaaTCCCTCCAATTCAATTGTCAATGAGAAAAGGAAGAACATGTTTGATAGAGAAGCCGTCGATTTTTCACTCTATGCTTGCCAAAACACAATGTGTCCCCAGAGCGAATTGGCTCTGGGATTCTTGGACAAGAATTCAAGAACGAACCATGAATTACTATGTGCCTACCGGggtgataaaaatattgatcCCTCGAGCAATACGCAGATGAAAAGCGTGACGGATTGGATGAATATGGAGCTCCCGAAGGTGAATCAGGATGGCGTTGTTGCGGTTACCAATGTAGATGGTGATGAAGAGCATTCTTGCAATGTATTGGCTGACTATTCGAGCTGGGGTAATACCATTGAAGATCTAGCTATGAATGCAGTTTTCGAGATGCCAAAGGAAAATATGGACTTGGAAGACAACCCCGTATTACACCAGCATATCTCAAATGATCAACAACAAGCAACTTCTATTTGGGATTTGGGTTTTCATTGGCCAAATCAAGCTTAG